The following are encoded together in the Pseudoalteromonas shioyasakiensis genome:
- the folE2 gene encoding GTP cyclohydrolase FolE2: MQTTMPDIADTAPALQTGKLDWVGMGEIELPFIFETRNIAPVNVIANARAFVNLHKEDAKGIHMSRLFLALDTLSTEQQVNPQTLKQALDAFISSHDDLSDQAQIEFKFELPLRRKSLLSGKVGWKNYPIHLIAKINQGIVSFELMVDVTYSSTCPCSAALARQLIQNAFRAKFAEQNIDKQTVLEWLGTTDGIVATPHSQRSIANVKVKLDSQIDSFDVVGLIDALEAELKTPVQAAVKREDEQEFARLNGQNLMFCEDAARKIKGLLEQQNYEDYWLQINHYESLHAHDAVAIAVKGVAGGYTA, encoded by the coding sequence ATGCAAACCACAATGCCAGATATTGCTGATACGGCTCCCGCCTTACAAACAGGTAAATTAGACTGGGTTGGCATGGGCGAAATTGAACTTCCTTTCATTTTTGAAACTCGCAATATTGCCCCTGTAAATGTAATTGCCAATGCGCGAGCTTTTGTAAACTTGCATAAAGAAGACGCAAAAGGCATTCATATGTCGCGTTTATTTTTAGCCCTTGATACCTTATCAACCGAGCAGCAAGTTAATCCACAAACTCTTAAGCAAGCACTTGATGCTTTTATTAGCAGCCATGATGATTTAAGCGACCAAGCACAAATCGAATTTAAATTTGAGCTACCTCTGCGTCGTAAATCTTTATTAAGTGGCAAAGTAGGTTGGAAAAACTACCCTATTCATCTGATCGCTAAGATCAACCAAGGCATTGTCAGTTTTGAGTTAATGGTTGATGTTACTTACTCGTCAACATGCCCATGTTCAGCGGCTCTTGCTCGTCAGTTAATTCAAAATGCCTTTCGCGCAAAGTTTGCAGAGCAAAATATTGATAAGCAAACTGTTTTAGAATGGCTAGGCACAACAGACGGCATTGTTGCTACACCACACTCACAACGTTCAATTGCAAACGTGAAAGTAAAACTCGACAGCCAAATTGACAGTTTTGATGTGGTTGGCTTAATTGATGCTTTAGAAGCTGAGCTAAAAACGCCAGTACAAGCAGCAGTTAAACGTGAAGATGAGCAAGAGTTTGCCCGCTTAAATGGTCAAAACCTCATGTTCTGCGAAGATGCTGCACGTAAAATTAAAGGTTTACTTGAACAGCAAAACTACGAAGATTATTGGCTACAAATAAACCACTATGAATCACTTCATGCTCACGACGCAGTAGCTATCGCTGTTAAAGGAGTTGCTGGCGGATACACAGCTTAA